The stretch of DNA CTCAGAAGGAAAAGTCGATCTTTCTGGGGGTAGAAGACTAATTAAGGCGATCGTACCAAAATCAAAACATGAACACCATCAACACTCTCGAACGTCTTGCTACTCTCAATCGCATTCGCAAATTCACCTACTTAATGGATAGTGCCTTTCGCATTCCCGTTATTGGTTTTCGCTTCGGATTAGACCCCATTGTTGGCTTAATCCCAGGCGCGGGAGATATAGTTAGTACAGCATTTTCCGCCTACTTAATTTATTTGGCTGCCCGCTTCCGGCTTCCCCCACAAATCTTTAGACAAATGATCTTTAATGTGGCATTAGAAGCAGTAATAGGTACAGTACCTTTAGTAGGTGACATCTTCGACGCTTTCTACAAATCAAATATTCGTAACTTGGCACTTTTGGAGAAACATTTAGGAATTGATGACCCTGAAACAACGGAACAAATCAATTCTGTAACAAATCAACTAAAAGAACCAGCATTAACAACTAAATAATCTCTTAAATAAAGGTGAATTTAAAACTGATTTCAGATTAATTCACCTCTTTTTGTGTATAAATAATTTTCAGCTTTCTGAGGGACACTGAAGTATCATTCTTTGTTCCCTAAAAGTAGAAATTATATGTTTATTTTACCTATATTTACCAATAGTCATTAAAACTAGCAATAGAGCAAGATTTAAAAACCAGGGTGCGCTAACTACAAAGAAAACAAAACTTAGTAAAAGAATGACTACCGCGCAAGCACAAACGATTTCCTTAGTAGGTGGTTCTGCTTTTGCTTCCGAATAAGCCCAAAAAGCAGCAACTCCTAAACTAAAGGAAATAACTAAATTAGTTAAAGACATAAAAATCATTCCTTTGCCAGTCTTTTTTAGGATGTGACAAAACCTCAGAATCAGCTATTAGCTAATTCTGCTGTTAATAATCTCCGTTGTTAATTAAGTTGTTAAAACTAGCTTTGCCGATCTTAAAACATTTGGCATCCTGCGATCGGGTTATTTTACCGGATATAATTTTCTGGAAATACCAATAAAATAACTAAGACCTGCCAAATCTGGCGTTTTCTATCTTCATGCTGACTCAACTTTTTAATCTCTCTAACCTGTTTGTTTTACCTTTCTGGGCATTAATGATCCTTTTACCAAACTGGAGTATAACTCGTAAGGTAATGGAATCCTACATTCCTTTTGTAATTTTAGCAGCACTGTATTTATACCTAATTTCTGGGGCTATTACTTCAGAATCTGCTCAAGCATTGGCTAATCCTCAACTAGTAGATATTGCTCGCTTTTTTGCTGATGAAAGAGCAGCAGCTACTGGATGGACTCACTTTTTAGTCATGGATTTGTTTGTGGGTAGATGGATTTATTGGGAAGGGCAAAAAACAGGCATTTTTACCACTCATTCTATTTTGCTCTGTTTGTTTGCTGGCCCTTTGGGATTACTTTCTCACATTTTTACTAGTTGGATCAAACAGAAATTTTTCTCTCTCAAGGAGGATGTTGATATGTCTAGTTCTACTGAAACAGCGCCAACACAAAATTAAAATAACCATAATATCCCCGCCCTAAAACACTGTAGAGACATTGCATACAACGTCTCTACAGTTTGGGTAGATTTTAGACATTCTCGAATTTTATTCAAAAACTACTGTTCTATTGCCGTAAACTAATACTCTATTTTGTAAATGGGCGCGAACTGCTCTGGCTAAAACGACTCTTTCTAAATCTTTACCTTTGCGAATTAAATCATTTACATCATCTCTGTGACTGACTTTAACAACATCTTGTTCAATAATCGGCCCTGCGTCTAAATCTGCGGTGACATAATGGGCGGTTGCACC from Phormidium ambiguum IAM M-71 encodes:
- a CDS encoding ABA4-like family protein, whose translation is MLTQLFNLSNLFVLPFWALMILLPNWSITRKVMESYIPFVILAALYLYLISGAITSESAQALANPQLVDIARFFADERAAATGWTHFLVMDLFVGRWIYWEGQKTGIFTTHSILLCLFAGPLGLLSHIFTSWIKQKFFSLKEDVDMSSSTETAPTQN